Genomic window (Pseudomonas hydrolytica):
GGCCGACATCGAAACCCTTCGCGCCCAGGTTGCTCAGGGCGAATCCATCGCGGTGAAGAACCCGCCACAGCCCATCGCCAACGAAGCCAAGGCCAAGGACGTACGCTTTCTGCTGGAAAACCTGCACGCCCTGATCACCGGTTCGGTGCAGAGCGGTCTGTTGCCCGCCAATGAAGGCAAGCAGTGGATCAAGCAGATTCGCCAGATGCTGGTGCTGGTACACATCGAGTTTTTCAACACGCTGGGCCAGACAGCCCTGCAGCAGAATCAGCCCGGCCAGGCCCGTCTGGCCTTCGAGCGCGGCGTGCAATATCTGCGCAAGCAACCGGAGCCGGCGGCATACCAGACGCAGCTCAAGCGTTTCGAGGAACAGCTGGCGCGCGCCAACGCCATGGTGCTCAACAGCAATATTCCAGCCGCAGACGAGCCCAGCGAGCTGACCGAGGGCCTGAAGAACCTGGAAGACGACGACTGGAAGAAGAAGAACATCTACGACTGACCCCCCCGCATGGTCCACGCGACCAGCCGATCACCCAGCCTGCAAGGAGCTTTGATGAGCCTGACCGTCTATGGCGCCCCGCTTTCCCCCTTCGTCCGCAAGGTACGTTTGTGTCTGATCGAGAAAGGGCTGGATTACGAACTGGAAGTGGTCATGCCCTTCGCCCAACCCGACTGGTATCGCGAGCTCAACCCGCTGGGCCGGATTCCCGCCTTTCGCGACGGCGATCTCAAGCTGGCGGACTCCAGCGTGATCTGTCAGTACCTTGAAGAACGCTACCCCGAGCACAAACCGCTGTACGGCGAGGATGCGCAGCAACGCGCCAGGGTGCGCTGGCTGGAGAAGTACGCCGACTACGAGCTGGCGCCCCTGTGCACCTTCACGGTGTTTCGCAACCGCGTACTGAAAGCCACCATGGGCCAGCCGTGCGACGAGGAAAAGGTGCAGCAGGCGCTCAAGGACAAGCTGCCCAGCCACTTCGACTATTTCGAGACCACGCTGGGTGATGCGCCCTACTTCCTTGGCGAACAACCGTCCATGGCCGATCTCGCACTGGCCAGCCAGTTGATCAACATGGAGCACGGCGGCGAAACCCTGGATGCCGAACGCTGGCCGAACCTGGTTGCCCACTACCAGCGCATCAAGGCGCGACCCTCGATGCAAGAGATACTGCCGCGAGAGCTGCGCACGCTGGAGAAGATCGGCGTCAAGCGCTGATAGCCAAACGCCGCATATGCGGCCGTCCGCTTGTCGGGCGCGCCGCGCATGTATCAGCCATTAGCGGCCCGCAGCGGCGAGCCTGGCCTCTCTAGCCTTCTTTCTCCAGACGATAAACCACTTCGTCCAGGGCCTTGAGCTCGTGGCGGATGAACTTCCAGTTGCCCGCCAGCACGTCCTCGCGCTGCAGCGTCTTCAGTTGCCAGGCGGCCGCGAAATGCGCCTGCACTTCGTCGTCGCTGACGGCAAACGGCGGTCCGTCCATCTGGCTTTGCAGATAGTCCAGGGTAATCAGCAGGCCGCGGCAGGCACTGGGCAGAATCGCCGTGAGATGCGCTGCATAACGTTCGCGCATCTGCGGCGGCAGCGCGATGAGCGCGGCGCGGTCATAGAGCGCCAGGCAATCGGCGACGTCCTCCGGGCGCAGGGCGAAGAAATCACCGCACCACAGCTCCACGGCGCCGGCGCGATAGACCTGGAAGGCGCCGCGCTGAACGATTTCCGGCTGCAGCCCCTGCTCGGCGAAGAAATCCTGCACCGCCTTTTCCGCCAGTTCCACGCCGAGCACGCGATGGCCCTGCCCGGCCAGCCAGGCCAGGTCCAGACTCTTGCCACACAGCGGCACCAGCACTCGCGCTCCCGCAGGTACATCCAGATTCGGCCAATGCCGCAGCAGGTATGGATTGACCTGATCCAGATGAAAACCAATCTGATCACGCGCCCAGCGCTCCTGCCAGAAACTCTCGTGCACAGGGATACTCCTAATAAGTCGATAAAAAGGCTCAATAATTTATGCTGGAAATCGATAGATTCAGGGGCGAAGATGACAGCATCCTACTTCAGGAGCCAGTGCCATGCTGCCTTCGCTGTTCATCTCACACGGCTCGCCCATGCTCGCGCTGCAGCCCGGTGCCAGCGGCGAAGCGCTCACCAGACTGGCGGCCGACCTGCAGCGCCCCGAAGCCATTCTGATCGTCTCGGCACACTGGGAAAACGAAAGCCTGCTGCTGACCGCTGGCGAGCAGCCGCGAACCTGGCATGACTTCGGCGGCTTCCCGCTCGCTCTGTATGCGCTGCAGTACCCTGCCCCCGGCGCTCCGGCGCTGGCCGGCGAAATCGCTCGGCAGCTGAGCGACGCCGGCCTGCCGGCTGCCCTGGATGCGCAGCGGCCGTTCGACCATGGCGCCTGGGTGCCGCTCTCCTTGATGTATCCCGCAGCCGATATCCCCGTGCTGCAGTTGTCGCTGCCCAGTCGCCTCGGCCCCGAGCTGCAAACGCGCGTGGGGCGCACGCTGGCCGGGCTGCGCGAGCAAGGCGTCCTGTTGATCGGTTCCGGCAGCATCACTCACAACTTGGGCGAGCTGGACTGGCGGGCGGGACCGGAGGTCATCACTCCCTGGGCCCAGGAATTTCGCAACTGGATGGTGGAAAAGCTCGAAACGGACGACGAAGAGGCCCTGCATCATTACCGTCGCCTGGCACCGAGCGCCGTGCGCAACCACCCAAGTGAGGAGCATCTGCTGCCACTGTTCTTCGCACGCGGCGCTGGCGGTGCCTTTTCCGTGGCTCACTCGGGCTTCACCTATGGCTCACTGGGCATGGACATCTATCGCTTCGATTAGCCGCCGCTTTTCACGCTTTCCCAGGCGATCTGCGCCAGCAGCTCGCGGCATTCGCCCAGCTCGCTTTGGGTGCGGCCAGCCAGCCAGTTGCGCGCCAGATCCTGCGTCGGCCCAATCACCACCGAGGCGAAGCAGTCGTCCGGCAACGTCCTGAACAGCCCCTGGCGACGATACTCGGCAAGCGCCGCAAGTATCCGAGCAAAGTGCTCACGGTTGGCCTCACGCAGCGTATCCCCCATCTCGCCCGCTTCGACCCGACTGCGGCTGTGCAGGATAAAACGCGCCCAATCCGGGTTGGTCACCACCCAGTCGATGTAGCTGGTTACCAGCAGTTTGACGCAGGCCTCGGCACTGGCAGCTTCGGCGAACCCGCGCTGCAGCAGATCGGCATACTGCGCGGTACCGGCCAGATAGAGCGCGGCGATGATCCGTTCCTTGTTGCCAAAGTGGTGATACAGACTGCCGATGCTCGCCCCAGAGCGGTCGCGGATCATCTCGATAGTGGTGGCATCGACGCCGTGCTCGGTGAAGCAGGCCAGCGCAGCCTGCAGAATCTCGTCTTTGCGCGATGAACGGGGCATGCCAATCCTCAATGACTAGAATATTTTTCTAGAATAATTTTCTAACACTCGTATACTGCCTCGGCGCGCGCTCTTCTTCAATCGCAGCACCCAGGAGATAGCCCATGAGTCAGATGTTGCAGATGTTTCAGCAGGCAGGCGCTGCCCAGTTCAGCGCGATGATCGGTCAGGTCGCCCCCTACTTCGCCAGCATCGCCCCGCAAATGGTCGAGCTGCGCCCCGGCTACGCCGAGGTCCACTTCGCCAAGCGCCGCGAAGTGCTCAATCATATCGGTACGGTACATGCCATCGCCCTGTGCAACGCCGCCGAACTCGCTGCCGGTAGCATGACCGACGCATCCATTGCGCCCGGCTGCCGCTGGATTCCCAAGGGTATGACGGTGCAATACCTGGCCAAGGCCGATGGCGATATCCGCGCGGTGGCCGATGGCAGCGAGGTGGATT
Coding sequences:
- a CDS encoding glutathione S-transferase family protein — protein: MSLTVYGAPLSPFVRKVRLCLIEKGLDYELEVVMPFAQPDWYRELNPLGRIPAFRDGDLKLADSSVICQYLEERYPEHKPLYGEDAQQRARVRWLEKYADYELAPLCTFTVFRNRVLKATMGQPCDEEKVQQALKDKLPSHFDYFETTLGDAPYFLGEQPSMADLALASQLINMEHGGETLDAERWPNLVAHYQRIKARPSMQEILPRELRTLEKIGVKR
- a CDS encoding hotdog fold domain-containing protein is translated as MSQMLQMFQQAGAAQFSAMIGQVAPYFASIAPQMVELRPGYAEVHFAKRREVLNHIGTVHAIALCNAAELAAGSMTDASIAPGCRWIPKGMTVQYLAKADGDIRAVADGSEVDWSQTGDIMVPVMAYVGEKPVFRAEITMYVSQA
- a CDS encoding DODA-type extradiol aromatic ring-opening family dioxygenase, with amino-acid sequence MLPSLFISHGSPMLALQPGASGEALTRLAADLQRPEAILIVSAHWENESLLLTAGEQPRTWHDFGGFPLALYALQYPAPGAPALAGEIARQLSDAGLPAALDAQRPFDHGAWVPLSLMYPAADIPVLQLSLPSRLGPELQTRVGRTLAGLREQGVLLIGSGSITHNLGELDWRAGPEVITPWAQEFRNWMVEKLETDDEEALHHYRRLAPSAVRNHPSEEHLLPLFFARGAGGAFSVAHSGFTYGSLGMDIYRFD
- a CDS encoding TetR/AcrR family transcriptional regulator; translated protein: MPRSSRKDEILQAALACFTEHGVDATTIEMIRDRSGASIGSLYHHFGNKERIIAALYLAGTAQYADLLQRGFAEAASAEACVKLLVTSYIDWVVTNPDWARFILHSRSRVEAGEMGDTLREANREHFARILAALAEYRRQGLFRTLPDDCFASVVIGPTQDLARNWLAGRTQSELGECRELLAQIAWESVKSGG
- a CDS encoding thiopurine S-methyltransferase translates to MHESFWQERWARDQIGFHLDQVNPYLLRHWPNLDVPAGARVLVPLCGKSLDLAWLAGQGHRVLGVELAEKAVQDFFAEQGLQPEIVQRGAFQVYRAGAVELWCGDFFALRPEDVADCLALYDRAALIALPPQMRERYAAHLTAILPSACRGLLITLDYLQSQMDGPPFAVSDDEVQAHFAAAWQLKTLQREDVLAGNWKFIRHELKALDEVVYRLEKEG